A single genomic interval of Sceloporus undulatus isolate JIND9_A2432 ecotype Alabama chromosome 2, SceUnd_v1.1, whole genome shotgun sequence harbors:
- the LOC121923024 gene encoding zinc finger protein 239-like isoform X1, which translates to MQHNPMEDKLYQCTKCGMCFIDDEACIEHQRAHPGEKPCGWMESGGACSPHPRKRIVEKPYKCMECEKSFISTSALILHERTHTGEKPYKCEDCGKCFSEGSKLTIHGRIHTGEKPYKCVECGKRFTVSSALSLHERIHTGEKPYQCTDCGKKFRVSSDLTSHKRTHTGEKPYKCVICGKRFSDSGACAKHQRIHTGEKPYKCMECGKSFICSSSLALHERTHTGEKPYKCVECGKSFNRSGTLTSHQRRHTGEKPYTCEDCGRSFSDSGTCVRHRRTHTGEKPYKCTECGKSFSQCGACTIHKRIHTGEKPYKCVECGKTFNSRGACMKHQRTHTGLSM; encoded by the coding sequence ATGCAACATAATCCCATGGAGGACAAACTGTACCAGTGCACAAAATGTGGAATGTGCTTCATTGATGATGAAGCGTGCATTGAACATCAAAGAGCCCACCCTGGGGAGAAACCATGTGGCTGGATGGAAAGTGGTGGGGCATGCTCCCCACATCCAAGAAAGCGCATCGTGGAaaagccctataaatgcatggaatgtgaaaaGAGCTTCATCAGCACCAGCGCTCTTATTTTACAtgagagaacccacacaggggaaaaaccctACAAATGTGAGGACTGTGGAAAGTGTTTCAGCGAAGGCAGCAAATTGACAATCCATGGAaggatccacacaggggagaagccatacaaatgcgtAGAATGTGGAAAGCGCTTCACTGTGAGTAGCGCTCTGAGTCTCCATGAAAGAATCCACACGGGGGAGAAACCGTATCAGTGTACCGATTGTGGAAAGAAGTTTCGTGTCAGCAGTGACCTCACGTCCCATAAAAGAACCCATACAggtgagaaaccatacaaatgcgtTATATGTGGGAAAAGGTTCAGCGATAGCGGCGCATGCGCtaaacatcaaagaatccacactggagaaaagccctataaatgcatggaatgtgggaagagcttcattTGCAGCAGTTCTCTCGCTTTACATGAAAGaacacacacaggggagaagccgtACAAGTGcgtggagtgtggaaagagcttcaaccGGAGCGGGACTCTCACGTCCCATCAAAGAAggcacacaggggagaagccctatACCTGCGAAGACTGCGGAAGGAGCTTCAGCGATAGCGGGACTTGCGTCAGACATCGGAGAAcccacacgggagagaaaccgtataaatgcactgaatgtggaaagagcttcagtcagtgCGGCGCATGTACTATCCATAAAAGAATTCACACCGGGGAGAAACCTTACAAATGTGTGGAATGTGGCAAGACCTTCAACAGCCGTGGGGCATGCATGAAACATCAGCGAACGCACACAGGGCTCAGCATGTAG
- the LOC121923019 gene encoding zinc finger protein 239-like has translation MQQNENYREPPMASWEGAKQAVEKQEFENQREPAKPKGNQSKNGKKKPSASLGAEIGEPLASEASQVKCPACGKIFKYESHLNIHFRVHTGEKPYTCMECGKCFSQHGHLHSHQRTHTGEKTYKCMDCGKSFSDSGACTKHQNTHTKEKPYQCLECGKSFSQHGHLHSHQRIHTRERPYKCTECGKGFSQRGHLYSHQRIHTKEKPYKCTDCGKSFSQRGHLYSHQRTHTKEKPYKCLECGKSFSQSGHLHSHERTHTGVKPYKCMECGKCFSQRGHVYAHQRTHTGEKPYKCMECGKSFGQRGHLHSHQKTHTGEKACKRAECGQCFSDSGACTKHQQTPTWEKPFKHMEGGASVMEEY, from the coding sequence ATGCAGCAAAATGAGAATTATCGGGAGCCTCCCATGGCATCGTGGGAAGGAGCCAAACAAGCCGTGGAAAAACAGGAGTTTGAAAATCAAAGGGAACCAGCCAAACCAAAGGGGAACCAGTCAAAGAACGGAAAGAAGAAGCCCTCTGCTTCTCTGGGCGCTGAGATTGGGGAGCCCCTGGCCTCCGAGGCAAGTCAGGTAAAGTGTCCTGCCTgtggaaaaatattcaaatacGAATCACACTTAAACATACACTTCCGAGTCCACACAGGGGAAAAGCCATATACgtgcatggagtgtggaaagtGCTTCAGTCAGCATGGACACCTACATTcccatcaaaggacccacactggggagaaaaccTACAAATGCATGgactgtgggaaaagcttcagtgACAGCGGAGCTTGCACGAAACATCAAAATACCCACACAAAGGAGAAACCCTACCAGTGCTTGGAGtgcgggaagagcttcagtcagcatggccatCTTCATTCGCACCAGAGAATTCACACAAGGGAGAGGCCTTATAAATGCACagaatgtggaaaaggtttcagtCAGCGTGGACATCTATACTCTCACCAGAGGATTCATACCAAGGAGAAGCCTTACAAATGCACCGattgtgggaagagcttcagtcaacGTGGCCATCTGTATTCTCACCAGAGAACTCACACCAAGGAgaaaccctacaaatgcctggaatgtgggaagagcttcagccaGAGTGGGCATTTACATTCACatgaaagaacccacacaggtgtgaaaccatataaatgcatggagtgtggaaagtGCTTCAGTCAGCGTGGTCATGTGTATGCGCATCAGAGAACCCACAcgggggagaagccatataagTGCATGGAGTGTGGCAAGAGCTTTGGTCAGCGTGGGCATCTTCATTCGCATCAgaaaacccacacaggagagaaagcaTGTAAACGGGCTGAATGTGGACAATGTTTCAGTGATAGTGGAGCATGTACTAAACATCAACAAACTCCCACATGGGAGAAACCTTTTAAACATATGGAAGGAGGTGCTTCAGTTATGGAAGAATACtga